GCTTGGGTTGCAGTCATGTGCATTTTCCAGTTGGCAGCGATGAGCGGTACGCGGACCGGACCGGCAGACTCCGAGTTGCCAGAACGAGTGGGTAGGGGACGCATCAGTCGAGCCGGCCAGGGCGACGGGCTGGCGCGTTGGCAAGTACAGCGACGCCGGGTAGTTTGCGGCCTTCAAGGAATTCAAGGCAGGCACTGCCGCCAGTCGAGGCGTGGCTGACTTTGTCAAGGCAGCCGAATTTGTCAAGCGCAGCAAGGGTGTCGCCACCACCGGCAACGGTGACCGCGCCCCGAACCGTCGCAAGTGACATGGCTTCGCAGATTGTCCTGGTGCCCTGGCTGAATGCGTCTTTTTCGAACATGCCCATTGGCCCAGCCCAGACTATGGTCTTGGCGCTCTTGAGGACATCAGCGTACAGCCAGCTTGTTGCCGGGCCGATGTCGTAAGCCGCTTCGGCTGAGGGAATGGCCGCAGCCGAAACCGGCCGGACTTTTGGGGCCTGCTCAGGGTCAGGCGCAACCAGGAAGTCAGCCGGGAGGATGAGACGGCGGTCTTCGGCAAGCTCAGCGGCACGTTTGACTAGGTCCGGGTCGAACAGGGAGCGGCCAATCTGGCGACCTTGTGCGGCCAGGAACGTGAACGCCGGCCCGCCGCCGATGAGGAGTTTGTCAACTTTGGGCAGGAGGTTGGCGATGACACCGATTTTGTCCGCAGTCTTGGCCCCGCCGATGAGGGCGATGAAGGGCCGGGCCGGCGATTCAAGGACGCGGGAGAGGAATTCGATTTCTTTTTCCATGAGCAGCCCGGCAGCCGGACGATCGAATAGTTTGGCCATGCCCGCAGTTGAGGCGTGCGCCCGGTGCGCAGTGCCAAAGGCATCGTTGACGTAGCA
The genomic region above belongs to candidate division WOR-3 bacterium and contains:
- a CDS encoding phosphoglycerate kinase; its protein translation is MKKLSVRDLPVEGRRVFVRVDFNVPLTETGAIRSDARIRAALPTVQLLLARGAVVILGSHLGKPEAKPDPKLSLRPVAEALARLLDRPVAFAPDCIGPQTEEMVSRAGPGSVTLLENLRFHPGETENDPEFCRQLAVLADCYVNDAFGTAHRAHASTAGMAKLFDRPAAGLLMEKEIEFLSRVLESPARPFIALIGGAKTADKIGVIANLLPKVDKLLIGGGPAFTFLAAQGRQIGRSLFDPDLVKRAAELAEDRRLILPADFLVAPDPEQAPKVRPVSAAAIPSAEAAYDIGPATSWLYADVLKSAKTIVWAGPMGMFEKDAFSQGTRTICEAMSLATVRGAVTVAGGGDTLAALDKFGCLDKVSHASTGGSACLEFLEGRKLPGVAVLANAPARRPGRLD